In Candidatus Methylacidithermus pantelleriae, the following proteins share a genomic window:
- a CDS encoding efflux transporter outer membrane subunit — MNGQRFPTRRGRARARAKPLFESDASEPFGIGILAWIGIVGCASLLFPWRCQSASPDSPSPPKSQQKNLHRADERKVLLRALAHATQQPGSWKPATPKDDWSRGAWWEIFRDPGLDQLEAQAELGNQSIRIALANVLAARAGVAVAYSAFFPHISLKPYYHRWRKSKDIPPISNVPSLLVRSNGTNGLPPSGTPIGSTQFFGFRYPTDMWQVLLESSWELDLWGKLRRQLEAAQAEAQATQAEFEAIRLSVHAELAQAYFLLRYLDRQLEIYRKMVAVSQDNLKRAQTLFQTGLATALDVARARTELARIQTALYSVENHRAQTENAIARLVGKPSSEFHLPPSPLKGEPPPVPMGLPSELLEHRPDIAAAEREVASANAEIGVAIGAFFPKVSLDSFFGYNSIHTGNLFTWPSVSWLYGPLLDLPVFTGGRLQANLVRARAQYEAAVASYREKVLAAFEEVENALASVRLLDEQAVAQRQWVAAAREQYDLALARFEQGLTHYIEVDTAESSWLTALLSEAQLQGERFIARVALIRALGGGWKESSLRSLESPQKDRSPGSAVSLSKARKEKR; from the coding sequence ATGAACGGTCAGCGGTTCCCAACCCGGAGGGGAAGAGCCCGAGCCCGCGCAAAACCGCTTTTTGAATCAGACGCCTCGGAACCTTTTGGGATCGGGATTCTGGCTTGGATTGGGATCGTGGGGTGTGCCAGTCTCCTTTTTCCATGGCGCTGCCAGAGTGCGTCCCCCGATAGCCCATCCCCTCCGAAGTCTCAACAGAAGAATCTCCACCGCGCCGACGAAAGAAAAGTGCTTCTTAGAGCCCTTGCCCACGCAACACAACAACCAGGGTCCTGGAAACCGGCCACTCCGAAAGACGACTGGAGTCGAGGAGCCTGGTGGGAAATCTTTAGAGATCCTGGCCTCGATCAACTAGAAGCTCAAGCCGAATTAGGGAACCAATCGATCCGAATCGCCCTGGCCAATGTACTCGCTGCTCGGGCCGGCGTCGCGGTCGCCTACAGTGCGTTTTTCCCGCACATTAGCTTGAAACCTTATTATCATCGCTGGAGGAAAAGCAAAGACATCCCTCCGATCTCCAACGTTCCATCGCTTTTAGTTCGTTCCAATGGAACCAATGGTTTGCCCCCCTCTGGCACACCGATCGGATCCACTCAGTTCTTTGGTTTTCGGTATCCCACGGACATGTGGCAAGTGCTCCTGGAGTCAAGCTGGGAACTGGATCTTTGGGGCAAACTCCGCAGACAACTCGAAGCTGCCCAAGCGGAAGCCCAAGCTACTCAGGCCGAGTTTGAAGCCATCCGGCTCTCGGTTCATGCGGAGCTCGCTCAAGCCTACTTCCTTTTACGTTACCTGGATCGCCAACTTGAGATTTATCGAAAAATGGTTGCCGTTTCGCAAGATAATCTCAAGAGAGCCCAGACGCTCTTTCAGACAGGGCTAGCTACTGCGTTGGACGTAGCCCGCGCTCGAACCGAGCTGGCCCGTATCCAGACCGCCCTTTACTCGGTCGAAAACCATCGAGCCCAAACGGAAAATGCCATCGCCCGGTTAGTTGGAAAGCCCAGTTCTGAGTTCCACCTCCCGCCAAGTCCTCTCAAGGGAGAACCGCCTCCCGTACCCATGGGGTTGCCTTCCGAGCTACTCGAGCACCGTCCGGACATTGCCGCAGCGGAAAGAGAGGTAGCCAGCGCCAACGCGGAAATTGGAGTCGCCATAGGAGCGTTCTTTCCCAAGGTGAGTTTGGATTCCTTTTTCGGGTACAATAGCATTCATACAGGAAATCTTTTCACTTGGCCTTCCGTCTCGTGGCTTTACGGCCCCCTTTTGGACCTTCCCGTTTTTACCGGGGGACGCTTGCAGGCCAATCTCGTCCGAGCCCGTGCGCAGTATGAAGCAGCGGTGGCCAGCTATCGGGAGAAAGTTTTAGCGGCCTTTGAAGAGGTAGAAAACGCCCTTGCCAGCGTGCGCCTTCTCGATGAGCAAGCAGTCGCCCAGCGCCAGTGGGTAGCAGCGGCTCGTGAGCAATACGACTTAGCGCTAGCACGTTTTGAACAGGGGTTAACGCATTATATCGAGGTGGATACGGCAGAAAGTAGCTGGCTTACCGCTCTTCTCTCGGAAGCGCAGCTACAAGGAGAAAGATTTATCGCTCGAGTCGCGCTTATCCGAGCTCTTGGAGGAGGATGGAAAGAGTCCTCCCTCCGATCTTTGGAATCCCCGCAAAAAGACCGGTCCCCTGGATCAGCAGTATCACTATCGAAAGCGCGCAAGGAAAAGCGATGA